From the Gallaecimonas kandeliae genome, one window contains:
- the accA gene encoding acetyl-CoA carboxylase carboxyl transferase subunit alpha, with amino-acid sequence MSLNFLDFEQPIAEMLAQIEELKAVGDSSGVDLNLNEEIGRLKDKCDELTRKIFTDLTPWQVAKIARHPQRPYTLDYIEHIFTEFDELAGDRAFADDKAIVGGIARLEGEPVMIIGQQKGRDVRERTKRNFGMPRPEGYRKALRLMEMAERFKMPIITFIDTPGAYPGVGAEERGQSEAIARNLKVMSTLKVPVICTVIGEGGSGGALAIGVGDRVNMLQYSTYSVISPEGCASILWKSADKASTAAEAMGITADRLKELKLIDNIIEEPLGGAHRNPALMAERLKGRIIADLDAVRGLDSTSLLDQRYERLMGYGYC; translated from the coding sequence ATGAGCCTTAACTTTTTGGATTTCGAACAACCTATCGCCGAGATGCTGGCCCAGATCGAGGAGCTCAAAGCGGTAGGCGACAGCAGCGGTGTGGATCTCAACCTCAACGAGGAGATCGGCCGCCTCAAGGACAAATGTGACGAGCTGACCAGGAAGATCTTCACCGATCTGACCCCTTGGCAGGTGGCGAAGATAGCCCGCCATCCCCAGCGTCCCTACACCCTGGACTATATAGAGCACATCTTCACCGAGTTCGACGAACTGGCCGGTGACCGTGCCTTTGCCGACGACAAGGCCATTGTCGGCGGTATCGCCCGCCTCGAAGGGGAGCCGGTGATGATCATCGGCCAGCAGAAGGGCCGCGACGTGCGCGAGCGCACCAAGCGCAACTTCGGCATGCCCCGCCCTGAAGGTTACCGCAAGGCCCTGCGCCTGATGGAAATGGCCGAGCGCTTCAAGATGCCCATCATCACCTTCATCGACACCCCTGGCGCCTACCCGGGCGTCGGTGCCGAGGAGCGGGGTCAGAGCGAGGCCATCGCCCGCAACCTCAAGGTGATGTCCACCCTCAAGGTACCGGTGATCTGCACCGTGATCGGTGAAGGTGGCTCCGGCGGCGCCCTGGCCATCGGCGTCGGCGATCGTGTCAACATGCTGCAATATTCCACCTATTCGGTGATCAGCCCCGAAGGCTGCGCCTCCATCCTCTGGAAGAGCGCCGACAAGGCCAGCACCGCTGCCGAGGCCATGGGCATCACCGCCGACCGCCTCAAGGAACTCAAGCTCATCGACAACATCATCGAGGAGCCCCTGGGCGGCGCCCACCGCAACCCGGCGCTGATGGCCGAGCGCCTCAAAGGCCGTATCATCGCTGACCTGGACGCAGTGCGTGGCCTCGACAGCACCAGCCTGCTGGACCAGCGTTACGAG